One genomic region from Phragmites australis chromosome 1, lpPhrAust1.1, whole genome shotgun sequence encodes:
- the LOC133890430 gene encoding cyclin-dependent protein kinase inhibitor SMR4-like: MESSVETAAGGGYGCGGWETPKREEYRIPATLPCPAAPRKAVPDLGKRRSPPKNGYFQPPDLEALFTLAPRRQASCA, encoded by the coding sequence ATGGAGAGCAGCGTAGAgacggcggcgggcggcgggtACGGCTGCGGCGGGTGGGAGACGCCGAAGCGGGAGGAGTACCGCATCCCGGCGACGCTGCCCTGCCCCGCGGCGCCGAGGAAAGCCGTGCCGGACTTGGGGAAGCGGCGCAGCCCGCCCAAGAACGGCTACTTCCAGCCGCCGGACCTCGAGGCCCTGTTCACGCTCGCGCCGCGCCGCCAGGCCTCGTGTGCATGA